A single region of the Bacteroidales bacterium genome encodes:
- a CDS encoding Rrf2 family transcriptional regulator gives MFLNQTTQYALQVLIAMSRDTAKVYTAQELYGQLHVPLRYLRRLLTNLTKMGYTESMRGRSGGFKLSQDSKNKTLAEIINSFEPLDLHNSCFFGMVDCEHHHDGYCILHDPWQIYWKEIIWILQTTTLRQVFTAKKSYKKIVFLHEKIK, from the coding sequence ATGTTCCTCAATCAAACCACCCAGTATGCATTGCAGGTCTTAATTGCCATGTCACGGGACACTGCAAAGGTTTATACTGCCCAGGAATTGTACGGGCAGCTGCATGTTCCGTTGCGCTATTTACGAAGACTGTTGACGAATCTGACAAAAATGGGATACACAGAGAGTATGCGGGGAAGAAGTGGCGGATTCAAATTGAGCCAGGATTCAAAGAATAAAACACTTGCAGAGATCATTAACTCTTTTGAGCCGCTGGATCTGCACAATTCGTGTTTTTTTGGAATGGTAGATTGCGAACACCACCACGATGGCTACTGTATTTTGCATGACCCATGGCAGATTTACTGGAAGGAAATTATTTGGATCCTGCAAACCACTACGCTCAGACAGGTTTTCACCGCAAAAAAGTCATACAAAAAAATAGTTTTCCTGCATGAAAAAATAAAATAA
- a CDS encoding c-type cytochrome, giving the protein MNMHHLLRKVSNKFSCTIPFLLIICFSLPFNKDSYAQEDDPVKMFQVCGVCHSIGKGKLIGPDLYKVTERRDRDWLIRFIRNSEEVIQSGDEYAIKLFEEYNKVTMPPVTYTDEQINLLIDYIANYDPAQAVVATAPAAPVAPVEIDGKPYVFMSESHHPWAYYRLAFFVSLLLLVLSLVDLIFLKFIKAKFFHISIILITLTIISGITVKEAQALGRQQYYEPDQPIAFSHYIHAGQNQIDCQYCHSTATISKSAGFPSPQLCLNCHNVIQKGTYSGTAEIAKISQSISSGKSIEWIRVHNLPDHVYFNHAQHFKTGKMDCTECHGEVEKMDRVRQVHDLGMGWCIECHRTQQVQFLENEFYAAYKQLHEDLKTNDKTFVSVDDVGGTNCARCHY; this is encoded by the coding sequence ATGAATATGCATCACTTATTACGCAAGGTCAGCAATAAATTTTCGTGTACGATTCCGTTCCTGTTGATCATTTGCTTTTCGTTGCCTTTCAATAAGGACAGCTATGCGCAGGAAGACGACCCGGTCAAAATGTTCCAGGTTTGCGGGGTTTGCCACAGCATAGGAAAAGGGAAACTAATCGGTCCGGATTTATACAAGGTGACCGAGCGGCGCGACCGGGACTGGCTGATCCGCTTTATCAGGAATTCAGAAGAGGTGATCCAGTCGGGTGATGAATATGCAATCAAACTTTTTGAGGAATACAACAAGGTAACCATGCCGCCGGTCACCTACACCGACGAACAAATCAACCTGTTGATAGATTACATAGCGAATTACGATCCTGCACAGGCGGTAGTTGCCACTGCCCCGGCAGCTCCTGTCGCTCCGGTTGAGATCGATGGCAAGCCTTATGTTTTCATGAGTGAATCTCATCACCCGTGGGCTTATTACAGGCTTGCCTTTTTCGTTTCCCTCCTTCTCCTGGTTCTCTCCCTGGTTGATCTGATATTTTTAAAATTCATCAAAGCAAAATTTTTTCACATCTCAATCATACTGATCACCCTCACTATCATTTCAGGAATTACGGTCAAAGAGGCACAGGCCTTAGGCCGCCAGCAATATTACGAGCCAGACCAACCCATAGCCTTTTCACATTACATCCATGCAGGACAGAATCAGATCGACTGCCAATACTGCCACAGTACAGCCACGATCAGCAAAAGCGCCGGGTTCCCTTCTCCACAGCTTTGCCTGAACTGCCACAATGTAATTCAAAAAGGAACCTACAGCGGCACTGCTGAAATTGCAAAAATCAGTCAGTCGATTTCCAGTGGGAAAAGCATCGAATGGATCCGGGTGCATAACCTGCCAGATCATGTTTACTTCAACCATGCACAGCATTTCAAAACAGGGAAGATGGACTGTACGGAGTGTCATGGTGAGGTGGAGAAAATGGACCGGGTACGCCAGGTTCATGACCTGGGTATGGGTTGGTGCATTGAATGTCACCGGACCCAGCAAGTGCAGTTTCTGGAGAATGAATTTTATGCCGCCTACAAGCAACTCCATGAAGATCTCAAAACAAACGACAAAACGTTTGTCAGTGTGGATGATGTGGGCGGAACAAATTGTGCAAGATGTCATTATTAA
- the nrfD gene encoding polysulfide reductase NrfD, producing the protein MYKTEVRGVLIEGNKNYGQITREILKPFEADKPPGWWYFGIVISAIMVAAGLWSLYVLVSEGIGIWGLNNNVAWGWDIINFVWWIGIGHAGTAFSIFLLILRQKWRTSINRAAEAMTVFAVICASLFPLLHMGRVWDAFFIFPYPNTRGPLWVNFNSPLFWDVVAISTYLMASGIFWYIGMIPDFASIRERTTSKVKKAIYSFLSFGWVGSARGWLRFETTAILLGGLTAPLVISVHSIVSMDFATSVVPGWHTTIFPPYFVIGAIFSGFAMVLTLMIIVRKVFKYESFVTQSHLDAIARILTFISLIMGTAYLTELFTAWYSGTEYEMFTFMKNRITGNYTFAYWAMLICNAIVPQFFWFKKIRKKLLLVFIISIIINIGMWFERYVIVVTSLSKDFLPSAWMPYHATIYERLFYVGTLGIFIMGLLIFFRYIPMMAVSELKGILKETSKTNAINHGKN; encoded by the coding sequence ATGTATAAAACAGAAGTCAGAGGTGTACTCATAGAAGGCAATAAGAACTATGGTCAGATCACCCGGGAGATCCTGAAACCCTTCGAGGCTGACAAACCTCCAGGATGGTGGTACTTCGGTATTGTGATCTCAGCCATCATGGTTGCCGCCGGCCTATGGAGCCTGTATGTGCTGGTCTCGGAAGGTATCGGTATATGGGGGCTCAATAACAACGTTGCCTGGGGGTGGGACATTATCAATTTTGTCTGGTGGATCGGTATCGGTCATGCGGGCACGGCCTTTTCCATCTTTCTGCTGATCCTGAGGCAAAAATGGAGAACTTCCATCAACCGTGCCGCAGAGGCCATGACCGTCTTTGCGGTCATATGTGCATCACTTTTCCCCTTGTTGCACATGGGCCGGGTGTGGGACGCTTTTTTTATTTTCCCTTATCCCAACACCCGGGGGCCCTTATGGGTCAATTTCAACTCCCCGCTGTTCTGGGATGTCGTGGCCATTTCTACCTATCTGATGGCTTCCGGAATTTTCTGGTATATCGGAATGATACCCGATTTTGCCTCCATCCGTGAGCGGACTACTTCCAAAGTCAAGAAGGCTATTTACAGTTTTTTGAGTTTTGGATGGGTCGGCTCGGCCCGCGGCTGGTTGCGCTTTGAAACAACCGCCATCCTGCTTGGCGGCTTGACCGCACCCCTGGTGATCTCGGTTCACTCCATCGTTTCCATGGACTTTGCCACATCGGTCGTACCAGGCTGGCATACCACCATCTTCCCGCCTTATTTCGTGATTGGCGCCATATTTTCCGGATTTGCCATGGTGCTGACACTCATGATCATCGTCCGAAAAGTATTCAAATATGAAAGCTTTGTAACCCAGAGCCATCTGGATGCCATCGCCCGGATCCTCACCTTCATCAGCCTGATCATGGGTACGGCCTACCTGACCGAATTGTTCACCGCATGGTACAGCGGCACAGAATATGAGATGTTCACCTTCATGAAAAACAGGATCACCGGAAACTATACGTTTGCTTACTGGGCAATGCTCATTTGCAATGCCATTGTACCGCAATTTTTCTGGTTCAAGAAAATCAGGAAAAAACTTCTGCTGGTTTTCATCATATCAATCATCATCAACATCGGGATGTGGTTTGAACGTTATGTAATTGTGGTTACGTCCCTATCCAAGGATTTTCTGCCATCTGCCTGGATGCCATATCATGCTACCATTTACGAACGACTATTTTATGTCGGAACCCTGGGGATTTTCATTATGGGCCTGCTCATATTCTTCCGGTACATTCCGATGATGGCCGTCAGCGAACTCAAGGGTATTTTGAAGGAAACAAGCAAGACTAACGCTATAAACCATGGGAAAAATTAA
- a CDS encoding L,D-transpeptidase — translation MKRSKRRIIRIMSTFLTLIALGVAVTFLLVQLAPDPPVEQISKARQAVSAARSVNAHIYDPEQFKRAERLYDSALLLWKFQNQEFFLKRNFDPCRSCAILAETNAKLAGDHAVEKSQNLKKTLRTDIDKLRQEVRDFKVIFDRLPIGDDMSKKYEKGKLLLAESEVNYEQANYLISLEKLTQAKDLIHKAMSYTNNLVANYFSNYNAWVKWADQTIDLSRKNHSAAILVDKFSGKCYVYKNGALKYTFNAEMGRNWIGTKRYKGDKATPEGFYTVTKKKSNHQTKYYKALLLNYPNGEDRQRFSRDVREGRISRSAQIGGLIEIHGGGGRGANWTDGCIALTNKDMDIIFNAVSEGTPVTIIGSLVGRDDAFE, via the coding sequence ATGAAACGGAGCAAACGCAGGATCATAAGAATAATGTCAACCTTTCTTACCCTCATTGCCCTGGGTGTAGCCGTAACCTTCCTTCTGGTTCAACTTGCGCCTGACCCTCCTGTGGAACAAATAAGCAAAGCCAGGCAGGCCGTGTCCGCTGCCCGGTCGGTCAATGCACATATTTATGACCCCGAACAGTTCAAACGCGCCGAGCGCCTGTACGATTCAGCCCTCCTCCTGTGGAAGTTCCAGAACCAGGAATTCTTCCTCAAACGTAACTTTGATCCGTGTCGTTCTTGCGCCATCCTGGCTGAAACCAATGCCAAGCTGGCGGGCGACCACGCCGTGGAAAAATCCCAAAATCTGAAAAAAACCCTGCGAACCGACATTGATAAACTCCGGCAGGAGGTGCGTGATTTCAAAGTGATCTTCGACCGCCTTCCTATCGGGGATGACATGTCAAAGAAATACGAAAAAGGCAAGCTGCTTCTGGCTGAAAGTGAGGTGAATTACGAACAGGCCAATTACCTGATCAGCCTCGAAAAGCTTACCCAGGCGAAAGACCTGATCCACAAAGCCATGTCGTACACGAATAACCTGGTGGCCAATTATTTCAGCAACTATAACGCCTGGGTGAAATGGGCCGACCAGACCATTGACCTGTCCAGGAAAAATCATTCTGCCGCCATCCTGGTGGATAAGTTTTCAGGCAAATGTTATGTCTATAAAAATGGAGCCTTGAAATATACCTTCAACGCAGAAATGGGAAGGAACTGGATCGGCACAAAGCGTTACAAAGGGGATAAAGCCACTCCGGAAGGTTTTTATACGGTCACCAAGAAGAAATCAAACCATCAAACCAAATATTACAAGGCTTTGCTTTTAAATTATCCCAATGGGGAGGATAGACAACGTTTCTCAAGAGATGTCAGGGAAGGAAGGATATCGCGTTCAGCCCAGATTGGTGGTCTGATCGAAATACATGGCGGCGGAGGCAGGGGAGCTAACTGGACGGATGGATGCATTGCCCTGACCAACAAAGACATGGACATTATCTTCAACGCTGTCAGTGAAGGTACTCCCGTTACCATTATCGGCTCCCTTGTTGGAAGGGATGATGCATTTGAATAA
- a CDS encoding DUF3341 domain-containing protein has protein sequence MGKINIIGIYDDPDILVAASKRIRDEGIKIKNVFSPFPIHELWGVLGLKTRLPLLTFLYSTVGLILIYVFLYWSSVISYPLKFGGKPLNTLSFVIILFVGTIFFGVFFTFTTFFIRQKIGPGKKVTMIDPRTTDDKFALVIEKLSDFSAEDVVRITNILKETGASEIFQKPEPEGYIAEEHD, from the coding sequence ATGGGAAAAATTAACATCATTGGCATTTATGATGACCCCGACATCCTGGTGGCTGCTTCTAAACGGATCAGGGATGAAGGGATCAAAATTAAGAATGTCTTCTCGCCTTTCCCCATTCATGAACTTTGGGGGGTGCTGGGGCTGAAAACCCGCCTGCCGTTGCTGACATTTCTTTACAGCACAGTCGGGCTGATTTTGATTTATGTTTTTTTATATTGGTCATCGGTGATCAGCTATCCGCTGAAGTTTGGCGGGAAACCCCTTAACACCCTCTCATTTGTCATCATTCTTTTTGTAGGAACCATCTTTTTTGGCGTTTTTTTCACCTTTACCACGTTCTTTATCCGACAAAAAATAGGGCCTGGTAAAAAAGTGACCATGATCGATCCGCGGACAACGGACGACAAATTCGCCCTTGTAATTGAAAAGCTCTCTGATTTTTCAGCGGAGGATGTGGTTCGGATTACGAATATCCTGAAGGAAACCGGCGCATCAGAAATTTTTCAAAAACCTGAGCCGGAAGGTTATATTGCAGAAGAACATGATTAA
- a CDS encoding cytochrome c, whose translation MKKNSLNHMLLLIGFLSLLMSSCKHDRNHPGYAYMPDMYYSEPYDLYTANPIFADSITMQGPVEGTIPRGHMPYSYQAKSADDQKRAGEELENPIALDEATLASGKEHYEIFCALCHGPAGKGDGTLFKSGKFIAQPTSLVEDYVQGKKDGEIYHVITTGSVSGLMGAHGAQITPKNRWEIIHYVRKLAE comes from the coding sequence ATGAAGAAGAATAGTCTAAACCATATGCTGCTCCTCATCGGCTTTCTGAGCCTGCTGATGAGCTCCTGTAAACACGACAGGAACCACCCGGGATATGCTTACATGCCCGATATGTATTATTCGGAACCGTATGATCTCTACACCGCCAATCCGATCTTCGCCGATAGCATTACCATGCAGGGTCCTGTCGAAGGAACTATACCCAGGGGACACATGCCTTACTCCTACCAGGCGAAATCAGCCGATGATCAGAAACGAGCCGGCGAGGAACTCGAAAATCCCATTGCCCTAGATGAAGCAACACTTGCAAGCGGTAAGGAACACTATGAAATCTTTTGTGCCCTGTGTCACGGGCCCGCGGGAAAAGGCGACGGAACACTTTTCAAGAGCGGGAAATTCATTGCACAACCGACCTCGCTCGTGGAAGATTATGTCCAGGGCAAAAAGGATGGTGAAATCTATCACGTGATCACCACGGGATCCGTATCGGGCCTCATGGGAGCGCACGGTGCACAGATTACACCCAAGAATCGCTGGGAAATCATTCACTATGTGCGGAAATTGGCTGAATAA
- a CDS encoding L,D-transpeptidase, which yields MNPHTASQHISPDKPTSGNESASYGSGKSGFWHRNPTRVALSFLTGTIEVLALLIFLWAFVYYLLPSVQNASLRAMKSGTEEIIVADSTVTDLEKATKSIENSISKLQKQMDKYTPAAAYLTINTNENEFALYLKKKLIRQGLCSTGKYVKLEAGENQKWIFKTPRGVRKVLNKQTSPVWTKPDWAYIEEGLPIPPVNHPSRYDAYALGEYKLDLGNGYMVHGTLYQRLLGKPVTHGCVRMGDEDLEEVYKTMSAGSKVYIY from the coding sequence ATGAACCCGCACACGGCAAGCCAGCATATATCACCAGATAAGCCAACTTCCGGAAATGAATCTGCATCCTACGGTTCGGGTAAATCAGGATTCTGGCACCGTAACCCAACGCGGGTGGCTTTGAGCTTTTTGACCGGGACCATTGAAGTTCTTGCTTTGCTTATCTTTCTCTGGGCCTTTGTCTACTACCTGTTACCCAGTGTTCAGAATGCATCGCTCAGGGCCATGAAATCCGGAACTGAAGAAATCATTGTTGCTGACTCAACTGTGACTGACCTGGAAAAAGCGACCAAATCGATTGAAAATTCGATCAGTAAGCTCCAAAAACAGATGGATAAATACACCCCCGCGGCTGCCTACCTTACTATCAATACCAATGAGAACGAATTCGCCCTGTACCTGAAGAAAAAGCTGATCCGCCAGGGTCTCTGCTCAACGGGAAAATACGTTAAACTGGAAGCTGGAGAAAACCAGAAATGGATATTCAAGACGCCAAGAGGGGTCAGAAAAGTACTGAACAAACAAACTTCTCCCGTCTGGACGAAACCTGACTGGGCTTATATAGAAGAAGGACTGCCCATACCGCCGGTAAACCATCCCTCCCGCTATGACGCATATGCACTTGGGGAATATAAACTCGACCTGGGAAACGGATATATGGTCCACGGAACTCTTTACCAGCGGCTGCTTGGGAAACCTGTCACACACGGATGTGTCAGGATGGGCGATGAAGACCTGGAAGAAGTTTACAAAACCATGAGCGCGGGATCCAAAGTGTACATCTACTGA
- a CDS encoding pentapeptide repeat-containing protein, translating to MMQHFIHHLLRFSCLFAVVSSCSWLDPSDPVDDLFSNPPDTSNLLPLPTSTTAAYRQELIRKEQYLADGKQRQTGNVATPKDGDDFRFQNLDGIRWENAQVRRGDFRGVSFRTALADGSIFTGSDFRLADLRWSSFDESRMDHCDLSQSVLFRTSVNDACLDSADFRGANMFGVKGHRSSFINADFSNALMKESELMDSNFSHSKAIKVKFIITVFSGSRFDSADYSYSDFTGAGLETCSFVHARLHEVSFKGAHLQEADFSGADLLGADFYAAELAETNFAGAKNIPADLLPFINEEGLATGIVFSKNGGH from the coding sequence ATGATGCAACATTTTATTCATCATCTGCTCAGATTCAGTTGTCTGTTTGCGGTGGTTAGTTCCTGCAGCTGGCTGGATCCATCGGATCCTGTGGATGATTTATTTTCAAATCCGCCTGACACGTCCAATTTACTTCCACTTCCCACTTCCACTACCGCTGCCTACAGGCAGGAACTCATTCGGAAGGAACAGTATTTGGCTGACGGGAAACAGCGCCAAACCGGGAATGTTGCTACCCCAAAAGATGGTGATGATTTTCGGTTTCAGAACCTGGATGGTATTCGTTGGGAAAATGCGCAGGTTCGCCGTGGTGATTTCCGGGGTGTCAGTTTCCGGACTGCTTTGGCAGATGGTAGTATCTTCACTGGTTCAGACTTCCGGTTAGCCGATTTGCGCTGGTCTTCTTTTGATGAGAGCCGGATGGATCATTGTGACCTGTCCCAGTCCGTGCTTTTTCGAACATCTGTCAATGATGCCTGTCTGGATTCTGCTGATTTCAGGGGGGCCAACATGTTTGGTGTCAAAGGCCACCGTTCTTCGTTCATCAATGCTGATTTTTCGAATGCGCTGATGAAAGAATCTGAGCTTATGGATTCCAATTTTTCGCATAGTAAAGCGATCAAAGTCAAATTTATCATTACCGTTTTTTCCGGTTCCCGATTCGATTCAGCCGATTACAGTTATTCTGATTTTACCGGGGCAGGTCTGGAAACCTGCAGTTTTGTCCATGCGCGCTTGCACGAGGTTTCGTTTAAAGGGGCCCACCTGCAGGAAGCGGATTTTTCAGGGGCGGATCTGCTGGGTGCTGATTTTTATGCTGCTGAACTGGCAGAAACAAATTTTGCAGGTGCTAAAAATATTCCGGCGGATCTGTTGCCTTTCATCAATGAAGAAGGCCTGGCAACAGGGATTGTATTTTCCAAAAACGGAGGGCATTGA
- a CDS encoding Fe-S-cluster-containing hydrogenase: protein MKKYWRSIEENQRLAGQQGSEKSCHSRPEFSADGLNAEEKAGKHSRRDFLKMLGFTASYVAMASSCETPVRKAIPYLNKPEEIVPGIANYYASTFYDGHEYCSILVKNREGRPIKIEGNSLSTLTKGGTSARVQASVLSLYDLQRLRGPVKDHQTADWATVDGEIQSALQQIHSGNGKIVILSTTIISPSTKKVIENFRAVYPTTEWVIYDTVSAAAMLDANQANFGLRAIPSYRFDKANLIVGFNADFLGNWILPVTYARDYATTRKLTKGNSLSKHIQFESYLSLTGSNADTRIPIKPTEELAVLLNLLKEVSLALGLPAIQSPASSLDLSGLAKELLENKGKSLIVSGTNDFYIQAAVNRLNDILGNYGTTIDLAHPVMIKQGSDHKMAELISSMNSGLVHGLILLGANPVYDYPLSQQFINGLKKVSLTVSFSDTPDESARLCQYICPDNHYLESWNDAEPIRDSFSLTQPVIKTIFDTRQAQESLLRWAGTDTDYYHFMQNFWEQNVFPKQSRFADFISFWNQSVHDGVFEVTRQDASQPVCTPTDFSTVNAIPSEGTELVLYEKISLGTGKHANNPWLQELPDPITKAVWDNYACVATSYAARHHLKNEDVIKVNGLLELPVLVQPGQHKDTIGIAIGYGRTGAGRVADGVGQNAYPLLSFKDGYCQLAGATVSIEKMEGKTYPLATTQTHHTMEGRAIVRETTLEEWKENPKSGNEMHQGVAQQNQTLYSLPVFNSFHWGMAINLNACIGCGNCVIACQVENNVAVIGKEEVRNRRIMHWIRIDRYYSEEVDNPEVTHMPVMCQHCDNAPCENVCPVAATPHSDEGLNQMAYSRCIGTRYCMNNCPYRVRRFNWYEYTKRKRFNYNMGNDQEKLVLNPDVTVRSRGVVEKCSMCVQRIQEKKLEAKLENRTLSDGEIKMACQESCPADAIVFGDMNDPNSEISQVITNPRAYQLLEQLHTLPSVSYLTKVRNMDPMDKKRNYSIDYPVYWSEEQQQNANGEVTH, encoded by the coding sequence ATGAAAAAATACTGGAGAAGTATAGAAGAAAATCAACGTCTCGCAGGGCAACAGGGCTCGGAAAAATCTTGCCACAGTCGTCCGGAATTTTCAGCCGACGGATTAAATGCTGAGGAAAAGGCGGGCAAGCACAGCAGGCGGGATTTTCTGAAGATGCTGGGCTTCACGGCGAGTTACGTTGCCATGGCCAGCAGCTGCGAAACACCGGTCAGAAAGGCCATACCGTATCTCAATAAACCCGAGGAAATTGTCCCGGGCATTGCGAACTACTATGCTTCAACTTTTTATGATGGACATGAATACTGCAGCATCCTGGTAAAAAACCGTGAAGGAAGGCCTATCAAAATCGAAGGAAATTCGCTTTCCACCCTCACCAAGGGAGGAACCTCCGCCCGTGTTCAGGCATCGGTGCTTAGCCTCTACGACCTTCAACGCCTGAGGGGACCGGTGAAGGACCATCAAACGGCAGATTGGGCGACAGTTGACGGGGAAATTCAATCCGCCCTGCAACAGATCCATTCCGGCAATGGAAAGATCGTCATTCTCAGCACAACCATTATAAGCCCTTCCACGAAAAAAGTGATCGAAAATTTCAGGGCTGTTTACCCTACCACCGAATGGGTTATCTATGACACGGTATCAGCTGCCGCTATGCTCGATGCCAACCAGGCCAATTTTGGCCTGCGGGCTATTCCCTCCTACCGGTTTGACAAAGCCAACCTGATCGTTGGATTCAACGCTGATTTTCTCGGTAACTGGATACTCCCGGTAACCTATGCAAGGGATTACGCCACTACACGCAAGCTGACCAAAGGTAATTCTTTGTCAAAACATATCCAGTTTGAATCATACCTGTCGTTAACAGGCTCCAATGCCGATACCAGAATACCCATCAAGCCAACAGAAGAGCTGGCTGTACTCTTGAATCTGCTCAAGGAGGTTTCCCTGGCATTGGGTTTACCTGCTATCCAATCTCCGGCAAGTTCCCTGGATCTGTCGGGATTGGCAAAAGAGCTGCTGGAGAACAAGGGTAAATCACTTATCGTATCGGGCACCAATGATTTCTATATCCAGGCTGCCGTCAATCGCCTGAACGATATCCTGGGCAACTATGGTACAACGATTGACCTGGCCCATCCGGTCATGATCAAACAGGGCAGCGATCACAAGATGGCCGAATTGATCAGTTCGATGAATTCAGGACTCGTTCATGGGCTGATCCTCCTTGGAGCCAATCCGGTATACGATTATCCCCTGTCCCAGCAATTCATCAATGGGCTCAAAAAAGTGTCGCTGACGGTATCCTTCAGCGACACTCCCGACGAGTCAGCCCGGCTATGCCAGTACATCTGCCCGGACAACCATTACCTGGAATCCTGGAATGATGCAGAACCCATCAGGGATTCCTTCAGTCTGACCCAGCCCGTGATAAAAACAATTTTCGACACGCGGCAGGCACAGGAAAGTCTTCTGAGATGGGCAGGCACTGACACTGACTACTACCATTTCATGCAAAATTTCTGGGAACAGAACGTATTTCCGAAACAAAGCCGGTTTGCGGATTTTATCAGTTTCTGGAATCAAAGCGTGCATGATGGTGTGTTTGAAGTAACCAGGCAGGATGCCTCACAACCAGTCTGCACACCCACCGATTTCAGTACGGTCAATGCCATCCCATCCGAAGGAACGGAACTGGTGCTTTATGAGAAAATAAGCCTTGGGACAGGCAAGCATGCCAATAATCCCTGGCTTCAGGAACTTCCGGATCCCATCACCAAGGCAGTATGGGACAATTACGCCTGTGTGGCTACTTCTTACGCAGCCAGGCATCATCTAAAAAATGAAGATGTCATTAAAGTAAATGGGCTGCTCGAACTTCCGGTCCTGGTGCAGCCCGGTCAGCACAAGGACACCATCGGCATAGCCATCGGATATGGCCGGACAGGTGCGGGGCGGGTAGCTGATGGAGTCGGACAAAACGCGTATCCGCTCTTATCCTTTAAAGATGGATATTGTCAGCTGGCTGGCGCTACGGTCAGCATCGAAAAAATGGAGGGAAAAACCTATCCCCTGGCTACCACCCAGACCCATCATACCATGGAAGGGAGGGCCATCGTCAGGGAAACAACCCTTGAGGAATGGAAAGAAAACCCGAAATCAGGCAATGAAATGCACCAGGGTGTTGCCCAGCAAAACCAGACCCTCTATTCGCTGCCGGTTTTCAACAGTTTTCACTGGGGTATGGCGATCAATCTGAATGCATGCATTGGCTGCGGAAACTGCGTCATTGCCTGTCAGGTTGAAAACAATGTGGCCGTTATTGGCAAGGAAGAAGTTCGGAACCGCAGGATCATGCATTGGATCAGGATCGACCGGTATTATTCAGAGGAGGTGGATAATCCTGAAGTCACGCATATGCCGGTGATGTGCCAGCATTGCGACAATGCTCCTTGTGAGAATGTATGTCCCGTGGCTGCCACACCCCACAGCGACGAAGGATTGAACCAGATGGCCTACAGCCGATGCATTGGCACCCGTTACTGTATGAACAACTGCCCTTACCGCGTCAGAAGGTTTAACTGGTATGAATACACAAAACGGAAACGATTTAATTACAATATGGGCAATGACCAGGAAAAGCTTGTATTAAATCCGGATGTCACGGTGAGATCAAGAGGGGTGGTGGAAAAATGTTCCATGTGTGTTCAGCGGATTCAGGAAAAGAAACTGGAGGCGAAACTGGAAAACAGGACGCTCAGCGATGGGGAAATCAAGATGGCCTGTCAGGAATCGTGCCCGGCAGATGCCATCGTTTTTGGCGACATGAACGATCCGAACAGTGAAATCAGCCAAGTCATCACAAACCCCAGGGCTTACCAGCTTCTGGAGCAACTTCACACGCTGCCTTCGGTAAGTTACCTTACCAAGGTGCGAAACATGGATCCAATGGATAAAAAACGGAATTATTCGATCGATTATCCTGTGTACTGGTCAGAGGAGCAACAACAAAACGCTAATGGAGAGGTGACACATTAA